One segment of Megachile rotundata isolate GNS110a chromosome 4, iyMegRotu1, whole genome shotgun sequence DNA contains the following:
- the LOC143264296 gene encoding uncharacterized protein LOC143264296 has protein sequence MARAGKKEAVALQTEVETEEDWEELLAREGLIVADVYSEWCGPCIAMVSTLRNVKLEIGGDAINYAIVKNDHIADLERFRGKSEPVWMFIQDGKMVNLMFGAHCPNLKKLLIQEIRRVQEKEEPEMRLDPSTRTPEEEVLWQKEEAIRQAIEERRLAKEEAERREKYEAFLAQMMFELSEETALVFFPWIFRDEEGRRRDKYQSPPYTDLTTILFKQNYDVLEEQRVRFDEELINKMFVESNVEITKELVKGLTAGRTIAMRLKGRRPHPDWPVPYPFECPKGTEKCPTREINDVEEYLVQLLNSKTPLLFVDPPIPQWENSYMERHVFNYEPDPEKEEDEEEEEEDFPRTDPAVWVPPQARSKVHVYTTLFSNYMEMVHPYEEPVPPPPLCAFKFNFEQFEPVRDACALYPDAIEYFGAFEFDKPGIARRIASTPEDFERKTKYHSGMEIFVIIIRRVSEDVFLSFASIQPYFVTEEEEQAMAMIDEYFPEGAEDISVEESVEEEEIYEGEEEEEEEEEEEEDLKDQDEIIDPFGMYGYT, from the exons atGGCCAGAGCCGGTAAAAAGGAAGCAGTAGCCCTCCAAACCGAGGTAGAGACCGAGGAAGACTGGGAGGAGTTATTGGCTCGAGAAGGTCTGATTGTGGCAGACGTTTATTCCGAATGGTGCGGTCCTTGTATCGCGATGGTGAGCACCTTGCGAAACGTGAAGCTGGAGATCGGTGGCGACGCGATCAACTACGCGATCGTCAAGAACGACCACATCGCCGACCTCGAGAGATTCCGTGGCAAGAGCGAGCCCGTGTGGATGTTCATTCAGGATGGTAAAATGGTTAACCTTATGTTCGGCGCGCATTGTCCCAACTTGAAGAAGCTATTGATACAGGAAATTCGAAGGGTGCAAGAGAAAGAGGAACCGGAGATGCGACTGGATCCGAGTACTCGCACGCCGGAGGAAGAGGTTCTGTGGCAGAAAGAGGAGGCCATTAG ACAAGCGATCGAGGAGCGCCGTCTTGCCAAGGAGGAGGCGGAGAGACGAGAGAAGTACGAGGCGTTCCTGGCACAAATGATGTTCGAACTGTCCGAGGAAACCGCCCTGGTTTTCTTCCCGTGGATATTCAGAGACGAGGAGGGAAGACGCAGAGACAAATACCAGAGCCCTCCGTACACCGACTTGACCACTATCCTCTTCAAACAGAACTACGACGTGCTCGAAGAGCAACGAGTGCGTTTCGACGAGGAATTGATCAATAAGATGTTCGTCGAGAGCAACGTTGAAATTACCAAAGAACTCGTCAAAG GTTTAACAGCAGGCAGAACAATAGCCATGAGATTGAAAGGCAGACGTCCTCATCCCGACTGGCCCGTACCCTATCCCTTTGAGTGTCCTAAAGGTACAGAAAAGTGTCCCACGCGAGAGATCAACGATGTCGAAGAGTACTTGGTACAATTATTAAACAGCAAAACCCCGTTGCTGTTCGTCGATCCTCCTATACCTCAATGGGAAAATTCGTACATGGAAAGACACGTGTTTAATTATGAACCGGATCCTGAAAAAGAGGAAgacgaggaggaggaggaagaagatTTCCCTAGAACCGATCCTGCAGTTTGGGTGCCTCCCCAG GCTAGAAGCAAAGTGCACGTGTACACGACTCTGTTCTCTAACTATATGGAGATGGTACACCCTTACGAGGAACCGGTACCACCCCCACCTTTGTGTgcgttcaaatttaatttcgaaCAATTCGAACCTGTTCGCGATGCTTGTGCCCTTTACCCTGATGCGATCGAGTATTTCGGCGCGTTCGAGTTTGATAAACCTGGTATTGCCAGGAGAATCGCTTCAACCCCCGAAGACTTCGAGCGAAAG ACGAAGTACCATTCGGGAATGGAGATCTTCGTAATAATTATTCGAAGAGTCAGCGAAGATGTTTTCCTATCATTTGCAAGTATTCAGCCCTACTTCGTGACTGAAGAAGAAGAACAGGCTATGGCGATGATAGACGAATACTTCCCCGAGGGCGCCGAGGATATAAGCGTAGAAGAGTCggtcgaagaagaagaaatctACGAAggcgaagaagaggaagaggaagaggaggaggaggaggaagatTTGAAGGATCAGGATGAAATTATAGACCCATTCGGGATGTACGGTTACACCTGA